One window of the Eucalyptus grandis isolate ANBG69807.140 chromosome 6, ASM1654582v1, whole genome shotgun sequence genome contains the following:
- the LOC120294250 gene encoding uncharacterized methyltransferase At1g78140, chloroplastic-like translates to MAGAICGGNLVSVLSASQLGSSRRFVLRSGKTSFERHVLTPKLRASSSAHVETRPPPPPLEATVDKEKLGSNQNVLACPICYEPLTFTGDLVLSMDAASGSTLECGTCKKTYVGNETHFDLTAASGTKEYGEPMALSTELFRTPLVSYLYERGWRQSFSVWGGFPGPEKEFELTKGFLKPVLGGNIVDTSCGSGLFSRLFAKSGLFSLVIALDYSENMLKQCYEFVQGEENFPKENLALVRADISRLPFASGSIDAVHAGAALHCWPSPSTAVAEISRVLRPGGVFVATTHLLDGPFALFPLLRPLRQNISQISGSHIFLSEGELEDLCRTCGLIGFKFFRNERFVMISASRPL, encoded by the exons ATGGCGGGTGCTATTTGCGGTGGCAACTTGGTGAGTGTGCTCAGCGCTAGCCAACTCGGGAGCTCGAGGCGGTTCGTGCTGAGATCCGGCAAGACGAGCTTCGAACGTCACGTTCTCACGCCGAAACTGAGAGCCTCCTCCTCAGCCCACGTCGAAACTAGGCCGCCTCCGCCACCACTG GAAGCTACAGTGGATAAGGAGAAACTTGGCAGCAACCAGAATGTATTAGCTTGTCCCATATGTTATGAACCGCTAACATTCACTGGCGATCTGGTGTTGTCTAT GGATGCTGCGTCCGGGTCTACTTTGGAGTGTGGCACCTGCAAGAAGACCTATGTGGGCAATGAAACGCATTTTGATCTTACAGCGGCCAGTGGAACCAAGGAATATGGCGAACCCATGGCCCTTTCTACCGAGCTTTTCAG GACTCCGTTGGTATCGTATCTCTATGAGAGGGGATGGCGTCAAAGTTTTTCAGTTTGGGGTGGTTTTCCAGGTCCAGAGAAAGAG TTCGAATTGACCAAGGGATTCCTTAAGCCAGTATTGGgaggaaacattgttgatacAAGTTGCGGGAGTGGTCTTTTTTCGAGACTTTTTGCCAAGAGTGGACTGTTCTCTCTCGTTATTGCTCTGGACTACTCTGAAAATATGTTGAAGCAGTGTTACGAGTTCGTTCAGGGGGAGGAGAACTTTCCGAAAGA GAACTTGGCATTGGTCAGAGCCGACATCTCTAGACTTCCTTTTGCTTCAGGTTCTATTGATGCCGTGCATGCTGGTGCTGCTTTACATTGTTGGCCTTCACCATCAACAGCA GTTGCTGAAATCAGTCGAGTTTTACGACCAGGTGGAGTTTTTGTCGCAACTACACACTTGCTCGATGGTCCATTTGCGTTATTTCCTCTTCTGAGGCCATTACGCCAG AATATAAGTCAAATATCTGGCAGCCACATCTTCCTCTCTGAAGGCGAATTAGAAGATCTTTGCAGAACCTGTGGGCTGATTGGcttcaaattttttaggaatgAGCGATTCGTGATGATCTCAGCTTCGAGACCCCTCTAA